TGCGAAATCACCGCTTTGGAGCAATGCCCGCGCGCCCAGCCGATGCCATTCCGGTTCATCACTTGCCGGAGCGGCATCGAGCATCTCCAGCGCCTCGCGATATTTGCCCTGCAGAATATTGGCCCGGGCACGCAGCCGTACCAGCGCATCACCCGATATGCCGTCACCGGGCTTGACCTTGGACAGCGCGTTTTCCGCCGACAGCCCGTCGCCAAGCTCCAGCATGGTGCGGGCAAAGAGCAGATTTACCTCGGGTGATGATGGATCCGCCCTGAGCGCATTCATCAGGTGAATGCGGGCATCGGCAAAGCTGTTCTCGGCAAAGGCCTGCTTGCCGGCAGCCCAGGGGTCTTCGGGTGCGCCAATGCCGCATCCTGCCAGCGTCATTGCGGCGGCAAGCGCAACGAACATGGAGCGGTTGCGTCTGTTCGGCGATATATTCGATCGTGACATGGTCAATGGCTATAGCAGCAAAGACTGAAAATACCCTGAAACATTTGCAATTATAGGGAGATACTATCAGCCACCCCATGCATCATCTTATCCTGTCAATGGACACGAAAAAAGGCGCCGGAACAGTCTCCGGCGCCCTTTTCGAGGGTGACAGACAGTATCGGGTTACGGCTCAGCTATATACCCGCTTGCGACGGCGCAGGCCGAAACCGAGCCCGATCAGTCCCATGGCCATCAGGCCCAGACCTGCCGGTGCCGGAACCGGAGTACCACCGGTCGAACCACCCGGCCTCTCATGCAGGTTGAGGTTGAAATCCCAGTGCTGACGCAGTGGGTTGCCATATGGGTCGAGCACATTGATCCATGCCGAAGCGCCAAATTTGTCGTTCTTGTCATTGGCACCCGGTCCGACCTGGACTGTGGTGTTTCCGGCAAACGGGTCGGCGGAGTTCAGGGTAAACACCCGACCATCGATAGTGATGGTGCCCGATCCGGTGGTGAAAAAGTCGATGTCAGGCGTATCGGTGGCCGCATTGAACGGGCCGCCGCCGGCCTTGTAATCGAAATTGGTGCCGAAAATGGTTTCGAGGAAACCGCCAAAGCTGAGATCGATCTGGGCGACATTGCCCTGATTGTTGATGGCGCTGCCGGTGAAGGTGGCCGTCTGGTTCTGCTCATCAATGGTGAACAGCGCGCCATCCTGCAGCGAATAGCGGCGACCGCAACCCGAACCCAGGCCGCCGGTCCACAGGCCGTGCGAACACTGCCCGGCATTGTTATAATCCTTGGCGTCAAACTGAATGACGTTGGCCGATGCCATTTGCGGCACGGTCATCGCCATAGCGGCAATAACTACTGCGCCCCTGATAAACTTCTTGAACATTTTCTGTCTCCCTGTGGCCGGATCAGGCAAAGCCGATCCCGCCCTTCTCAAATTCTTGCCATAAAGTTAAGCAGGGGGTGTGCCAAAATGCTGAAAACGCCTGTTTTGCGTGATTTCAAAGGTTAACGCTACGTCGCCAAATCGGTGATTTGTCAAAAAATCCGACGTTTCTACTCGCCGGTACCATTTTTCGCCTTATCGCTGGCGCGCGGCCGCCTTTCGGCGTCGCCAGCCCATCAGGCCAAGTGTGGTAAGGCCCAGAGCCATCAGGCCCATGCCTGCGGGGGCAGGCACGCTGGTGCTGTTGCGCGGTGTCAGCCTGCCGCTTATGATTACGGGATCCTCAAATCTGGGCTGCGGATTATCCAATGTGGTAAGGCGGCCAAAGATACCCAGTCCTGGAAATGCATCATTGGCGTTTACGCCAAATTGCAGGACACCGCTTGCTTCGGGATCGAGGAAGCGGTTTATCGTCAATGGCCGTGCCGTGGCTATGCGAATCCCACCATTGACTTCGGTAAAAAAGTCTATGGCGGGAACGTCATTCACCGGATCATAGAAAAAAGGGCCTGTCGGATCGACCAGGATGTCCGTTCCCAGAACCGTGTCGAGAAATCCGCTAAATTCAAGATCAATTTCAGCCGTAAAACCCCTGCGATTGATCAGCGACCCGGCAAATGAACCTGTTCCCGCCTCTCTGTCGACGGAAAATATAACATCGCCATCCGGGAAAAACTGATCATTACAATCGAAACCAACAACCGCGACGAGGACCAGCGATGAACATCTCTGGCCATCAGCCGCAATGAAGTCTTCCCTGCTGCTGACATCAAATTTAATGATGTTTGCCACTGCAGCCGTCGGCCCGAGCAGCGCTGCCAAAGTCAACAATATTGCGGAGGGTCTGGCCATTAGCTTACCTTCCTGTTCTTTTCCGCCGACGATAGCCTGCAAGCCCCATGGCGATCAGACCCAACCCCATCAGTCCAAGCCCGCCCGGGGCCGGGACGTCGGTTGCGCCGCGTTCGCGCAATGAACCACTTATTTGCGCGAGACCTGCATATTGTCCGGTTGCGTCTGTGAGATCGAACCCGCCAAATATCCCAAATCCGGGGCTAAACGGAATGGCACCCTCGCCAAATTCCAGAATGCGGTTTGGGGCAAAAACGCTATCGAAACTCGTAACGGTGAAAGTCTCGCTCCCATTTACGGTAATGCGACCATCTACAGAGCCAAAAAAATCAATATCAGGCACATCACTGAAGCGATTAAACTCTTCCAGGAAATTTCCGAAAGATAATTCCACAGAGGCCACATCACCAAGCCGATTGGTCAGCGCCCCTGTGAAAGTGGCGGTTTGCGCGGCGGTATCAACAACAAACAACGCACCATCTGGAGAACTGAAGGCACTGTCGTCATTAAAGGGAGGCGCGAGAAGCAGGATAGCATCGCCGCCTGTAGCAGGACTGCTAACCTCATATTCGATGATATTGGCCTGCACCATTTGCGGCATGCCAAACAGCGCCAACACGAAGAGTGTATATTGTCCTAAATATGCCAGCCACTTTCTTCTTGTGCGCATTACATTGTCCCTGAAGAATGACTTCATGTCTACACGCAGCACAAAGCGCGCCAGCCGGGCTAAATGAATGAAATTATTATGTTACTGTGGTTTACATGGTTACCCGGCCATTAACCATTGTCAGAATTTTCGACAATATGCTGATTCCGATCCTGTTATTTCAGCCGCGCACGCAGTTCGGTTTTGAGTACCTTGCCGATATGGCTGCGCGGCAGTTCATCAATCACATGCAGTGCCGACAACCTCTGGGTCTTGCCCAGTTCAGCATTGGTTGCCGCCAGCAGCGCATCCGGATCAAGCGCTTCGCCCGTTTCGGCAACGACAAAACCGACCGGGGTTTCGCCCCAGCGCTCGGATGCGACGCCCACCACCGCGGCATCGGCCACGCCGGGCTGTGCCATAAGCGCTTCCTCGAGATCGCGCGGATAGATATTGAAACCGCCGGAGATGATCATATCCTTGGACCGACCCATCAGCGTGATGAAACCATCCTCATCGACCCGGCCAATATCGCCCATGCGCTGCCAGCGATTGCCTTCCGCATCATACCAGCTGGCTTCCTGGGTCTTTTCCGGCTGGTTCTGATAGCCGCTCATCATCGTCGATGACCGTCCGACCAACTCGCCCATTTCGCCCGGCGGCAACTGATTGCCCGCCTCGTCGATGGTGATCACCTCGCTGCCGCCCCAGGCTATACCGACCGTATCCAGCTTGTCGGGATGCTCATGCGCCATCAACAGGCACACCACCCCGCCTTCGGTCATCGAATATATCTCCACCAGTCCGCCCGGCCAGCGGCGCAGTACCTCAGCCTTCAGCTCAGCCGAAAAGGGCGCGCTGGTACAATATTTGAGCTGGAACGACGACAGGTCGAAATCGTCAAACTGCGGATAATCCATCAACCGCTGATATTGCACCGGCACCAGCATGGTGTGGGTGACGCGGTGCTGCTGCGCCAGCTCCAGATAGCGTGCGACATCGAATTTGCGCATCAGCAGCACCGTGCCGCCATAATGCACGGTCGGGTTGAACAGGCCGAGCGTGGTGTTGGAATAGAGCGGCGTCGACAGCAATGTTACCTGCCCCGGCGCACCATAGCCCGAGCGCTCGCCCACCGCCGATTGCCGCCAGCGCATCAGCCGCGAATGGACAATCCCCTTGGGGGTGCCGGTGGTGCCGCTGGAATAGATGATATTATAGGGATCATCGGGACCGATATCGGGGGTTGTGGGCTGCGCGCCTTCCGCTGCCATCCAGTCGAACAGCGCCGGGCAGCCATCCATGGCGGCATCGAGCATGATGTGCTTCAGATCGGGCAGATCAACACCGCTTTCAAGCAGTTCCGCGCGCTTGGCGGTGTCGACAAACAGCATATCCGCGCCGCTATCGGCCATCATCGCAGCGAGCTGTTTCGGCGTCGCCGAAGTCGTCAACGGTGCGGCACAACCCCCGGCGATGATGGTGGCGATATAGACAAGCGCATAGCGTGCCGTTGTTGTACCGAGGATCGAAACCGCCTGGCCTTTTTGCATGCCCTCCGCCTGCAACTGTGCCGCGATGCGATAGACCAGCGGCACGGTCTCGCCCCATGTCAGCCGTTCCTCGCCATCATCAAACGCCATCCGCTCCGGGCGCTGCTGGCCATGCATGGCAATAAGGTCATGCAGATGACCAAAGGGCTGCTCGAGATAGGACACGGGGGTGTCGGTCATGGCCTTGGCTCTCCTCTGTCTTTTCTTTATCAGGCGGTCCGGACATCAACAGGCCGGTCGAAATCTTCACGCCTTTGCCCAAAGGTAAAGCCCGGATTGGGGCCGGGCAACCTGCTGCCGGCCTGTTTTGCATTTTCACTCCTGCCTTGCTGCGATAGGATAACCGGTAAGGCACAGTCAGATTGTCCGGAGAGGCCAGTGAAATGACACGAATATCGCGATGGCTGCCGGCATCGACGGCTCTTGCTCTGCTCTGCAACATCAGCGCATCGGCCAAGGCTGATGCCGATAGCAAATCCATTACCGAAGCCGACACTGTGCTCGCCATTTTCGCGCATCCTGATGATGAACTCATCGTTGCCCCCGCTTTGGCACGCCTTGCCCGGCAAGGCGCAGAGGTTCACATCCTCTATGCCACCAGGGGCGACCTTTCCGCGCCCCAGACCGATTTGCCGCCTGGCGAAGAGATCGCGGCGCTGCGCAGCGATGAAGCGCGATGTGCCTCACAGGCGCTGGGGCTATCCGATGCAATGCTGCTTGATTTCGGCGATGGAACGCTGGGGCAGCGAACACGGCCCAATAACCGTATTCTGGGGAGCCTTGCAGACCAGATCCGCGCCCAGATCGATGATTTTCATCCTGATCTGGTAATCAGCTGGGGGCCGGAAGGTGGCTATGGCCATCCCGATCATCGCCTGATCAGCGCCGTGGTCACCGAAGTCGTGCAGAGCATGGGTAATGATCGTCCTCAACTGCTCTATCCGGGCATCGCAAACGGCTCAATTCCCGATATTCCCGAAGCAAAGGTCATTCCGTGGATCACCACCGACCCTGCGCTGCTGACGATCAGCATTGCCTATGATGAGACTGACCTGGCCGCCAGCCGCGCCGCCTTTCCCTGTCACAAGAGCCAATATGTCAATACGCTGCTGATCCAGGGCGCCGACCTGTTTCACCAGACCATATGGCAGGGCGCAGTGCATTTCCGCCCGGCCTTTGCGCCCGCCGCCGAAAATTCCGGACGGGACTGAGATTCAGAGATAAATCTGGCTCTGCGTCACCACCGCCACCAGCGTGTCATCATCACGGGTTATCCGCGTCTGCCAGACCGAGAGCCGCTTGCCGATCTTGAGCGGTGTCGCCTCGCCGGTGAGCACCGTGCCGATCGGCGCATGGCTCAGAAAATTGGTTTTGCTCTCTGATGTCGTCGACGCTTCGCACCCCTCGGGCAGGTTCTGATAAGCGCCAAATGCGCCCAGCACATCGGCAAAGGTCATTATCGCGCCGCCATGGATGCTGGCGTTCGGGCCGCTGGCAATGTTGCAGATTTCCGATCGCACCGTGAGCGTGCCGATGACACGCTCCTTTTCGAGCGTGCGGATATCGATGCCGACATGCTTGGCAAAAGGCACGATATGAGCGGGATTGGGCATGGCATTTTCTCCCTGACTGCTGGCTGTTTCGGCAACTTTACCAAGACCCGATGCCTGCCGCCAAACGCGCTACGGCACGGGCAGCGACGCAGCCCATGGCAGCGTCCGAATCAGCACCTTTCGCATTGGCTCTGCGGGCGGTGAAAAATGTGGAAAAAATGCGCTTTTTATTGGGTAATCGCCTTTGAAAGCCCTATATATTTTCTATGACAGATACAGATGAAAACACCTCATCCGGAACGCCTGAAAATGGCATTGGCGATTCTGCCGATAACCCCAATCAGAGCGATTATGGCGCGGACTCGATCAAGGTCCTCAAAGGCCTTGATGCCGTGCGCAAACGCCCGGGCATGTATATTGGCGATACCGATGATGGTTCAGGCCTGCATCACATGGTCTTCGAGGTTTCCGACAATGCGATTGACGAGGCGCTGGCAGGGCATTGCGACCATGTGCTGATCACACTCAACCCCGATGGTTCGGTCTCTGTCTCGGACAATGGCCGCGGCATCCCGGTCGACATGCACAAGGAAGAAGGCGTGTCGGCGGCCGAGGTCATCATGACCCAGCTGCATGCCGGCGGCAAGTTCGAGAATACCTCGGACGACAATGCCTATAAGGTGTCCGGCGGTCTGCACGGCGTCGGCGTGTCGGTGGTCAACGCGCTATCCGAATGGCTCGACCTCAACATCTATCGTGATGGCAAGGAGCATTATATGCGCTTCCGCCATGGTGAAGCCGAGGCCCCGCTGAAAGTCATTGGTGATGCACCGATCAAGGACGATGGCAGCCCGGAAACCGGTACCAAGGTGACTTTCCTGCCCTCGCCCGAGACCTTCAAGATCACCGAGTTTGATTTTGAAAAGCTGGAGCATCGCTATCGCGAGCTTGCCTTCCTCAATTCGGGGGTGCGGATCATATTACGCGATGAGCGGCATGAGGAGCATCTGCAGCATGACCTGTTTTACGAAGGCGGGATCGCCGCCTTTGTCAGCTGGCTCGACCGCAACAAGACACCGCTGGTCGAGGATCCAATCGCGATTTCCGGTACCCGTGACGACATCACCATCGATGTCGCACTGGAATGGAATGACAGCTATTATGAGAATGTCCTCACCTTCACCAACAACATCCCGCAGCGCGATGGCGGCACCCATCTGGCCGCCTTCCGTGCGGCGCTGACCCGCACGATCAACAATTACGCCGAGCGTTCGGGGCTGATGAAGAAGGAGAAGGTCAAGCTCACCGGCGATGACATGCGCGAGGGCCTGACCGCTATCGTCTCGGTCAAGCTGCCTGACCCCAAATTCTCGTCGCAGACCAAGGACAAGCTGGTCAGCTCCGAGGTGCGCCAGCCGCTGGAAAGCCTGATGGCCGACAAGATGGATGAGTGGCTGGAAGAAAACCCGCAAAGCGCCAGCATGATCATCCGCAAGATTGTCGAGGCCGCCGCCGCCCGCGAAGCCGCGAAAAAGGCGCGCGAACTGACCCGGCGCAAGGGCGCGATGGATATCGCCTCGCTGCCCGGCAAGCTTTCCGACTGTCGCGAGCGCGACCCGGCCAAGTCCGAACTGTTCCTGGTCGAGGGTGACTCCGCTGGCGGCTCAGCCAAACAGGGCCGCAACAGCCAGTATCAGGCGATTTTGCCATTGAAGGGCAAGATCCTCAATGTCGAGCGCGCGCGCTTTGACCGGATCATCTCGTCCAAGGAAGTCGGCACGCTGATCCAGGCGATGGGCACCGGTATTCGCGATGATTTCGATATCGACAAGCTGCGCTATCACAAGATCATCATCATGACCGACGCCGATGTCGACGGCGCGCATATCCGCACGCTGCTGCTCACCTTTTTCCACCGGCAGATGGGCGAGATCATCCGCCGCGGCCATCTCTATATCGCCCAGCCGCCGCTCTATAAGGTCGCCAAGGGCAAGAGCGAGGTCTATCTCAAGGACGATGCGGCGCTCGATGCCTATCTGATCGAGGCCGGGCTGCAGGACCGGGTGCTCAACACCGCTGGTGGCGGCCAGATCGGGGCGAATGACCTCAAGGATCTGGTTGAACATGCCCGCCGTATGCGCGCGCTGATGGCCTATGCCCCGCGCCGCTATGATCCCGATATTGTCGAAGCGATGGCGCTCACCGGCGCGCTGGCACCCGATGGCGACACAGCGGCGCGCGCGGCGGCAGCCAAAGCCACCGCAGCCTGGCTCGATGCCGCAGACGAGGAGGCACGCTGGTCGGGCCGGGTGTCAGAAGAAGGCGGCTATCATTTCGAACGGCTGTGGCGCGGCGTTACCGATCATCATGTCATCGACGCCAAATTCCTGAACAGCACCGAGGCACGACGGCTGCACAGCCTCGCCATGGAGCGCGCCGAGCAATATCGGGATGGCAGCACGCTGGTGAAAATCGGTGATACGGACAACCCCAATGCCGCCGCCCGGGGCGTCACCATCACCCGCCCCAGCACCTTGCTCGACGCGGTGCTCGGTGCCGGGCGCAAGGGCCTGTCGGTGCAGCGCTACAAGGGACTGGGCGAGATGAATGCCGAGCAGCTCTGGGAAACCACGCTCGACCCGGACAACCGCTCGCTGCTCCAGGTGCATGTCGAGGACGCCGATGTCACCGACGAGATTTTCACCCGGCTGATGGGCGATATCGTCGAACCACGGCGCGAATTTATCCAGGACAATGCGCTGAATGTGGCGAATCTGGATGTGTGACAGGCCGGCACTCTAGCCGAGACATGAACCCCATCCACCTTCTCTACCGCTTCGCCCAGACCGGGCGGGCGCTTTACTGGCGGGTGTTCCGGCCCAAAGTCTTTGGCGCCAAGCTGGTGGTGCGCAATGCGGCGGGCGAGGTGCTGCTGATCCGGCACAGCTATGGCCGCAGCGATCTCTACATGCTGCCCGGTGGCGGCATCAGGCGCGGTGAGGCGGCGGTCGATGCAGCGCAACGCGAGCTGATGGAGGAGGTGGGCTGCCGCGCCGAAGGTCTGGCGTTGCTCGGCGAATATTTCGACGACAGCAAGGGCGCGCGCAACCATGTTAGCGTGTTCACCGCGACCACCAGTGACCAGCCAAAAATCGACGGGCGCGAAATTATCGAGGCGCGCTTTTTCCCGGTCACCGCCCTGCCCGCCTCTGCCTCCAGCGCTTCACGCCAGCGTATTCTTGAGATGCTCGGCGAGGCGCAGCCCGACGGGCGGTGGCATCCGGTGGCAGCGCAGAATCCGGGCGCGCCTCAATAGAGCGAACGGCTGGCATTCTGCCGCAGCCGGTGATGATGCGCCATGCCGGTCAGATGCTTCTGGTCCTCGAGGCTGCGGTCGGAAAATTCCGCCGCTTCGGGCACCCGGCTAAAGGCAATCTTCACGCCGAGATAATTGAGGTCCATGCCCTGTTGCGAGGCGGGCATCAGCGTCTCCATGCCATATTTGCGATTGGCATCGTCGATGCGCCGCCACAGCCCCGCCTGCAGCGCATCGCGATGATCGCTCTCAACACTGATGAACAGGTCGCGCTCGGGCGCGCCGTTCTGCAGGCCGAACAGATGCACTGCGGCGAGCTTGATCGAACGCCGGCGCCCATCACGATGGTGGCCCGGATCGGCGAGCCAATCCATCATCGGCCACCACATCTCGTCCAGCTGGGTGAGAAAGCGCCAGCTATTCTGGCTGGCACGAAAGCGAATATCCTGCGCCAGACTACCCTCGGGATAGAAACGCAGCGACAGGTGTAACCCCGAGGCATGCAGCCCGTAATGGCGTAATCGGCTCGCCGCCTTGAGCAGCAGCGCCCGGGCAACAATCCGTGCGCCTTCGGGGCGGCGATGCGCGCCGGAAAGCACCCGGCTGTGCCCGATCATCGCCTTTTTCGGCGCCGCGCCATCGGGCACGTCATGCCCCTTCAGGCCATAGATGAATCGCTCACCGGTCACCGAACCCCAGATCGCGCGCGCCTGTTTCGGGGCCAGGTTCCACAGGCTGATAAAATCGGCAATGCCGGCGCGGATCAGCCGCTGCGATACGCCGCGGCCAATGCCGGGGATCGCTTCCAGCGGCAAAGTCGCCAGCGCGCCGGGCAGGTTTTCGGGCAGGATCACGGTCAGGCCGTCGGGCTTTTGCAGGCCGCTGGCAAGCTTCGCCAGCAGGGTGCTGGAGGACAGGCCGATGGAGCAGCGGATCGCCGCACCGAAGCGGGCATGCAATCCCGCCTTGATCCGCCGCGCCAGCGCCCGTGCCGCCTTTGGCTCGGCCTCTTCGGGGTTGAGCCGGCAGACACATTCATCGATCGAACAGACACGCTGGATCGGGATATGCCGCTCAATCTCCTCGAGCAATTTGTGGTGCATCACAACATAGCGGTCATGCCGCGCCGGGCGCACCGCGACATCAGGACAGATTTCGCGCGCCTCGCGCACCGTGGTGCCACGCGATATGCCCAGCGCCTTGGCCTCATAGCTGGCGGCAATCGCGCCGCTATGCTCCGATTGCAGCGGAATGACAATCACCGGGCGGCCGATCAGCGCCGGCTCGTCATGCTGTTCGACACTGGCGAAATAGGCGTTGAAGTCGATAAAGATATAGCGCAGCCCGCCAGCATTCTCGCCAAACTCACTATCGGCAAAGGCCAGCCCTTCACCCGTGGCACCGTCGGGGAGTGGTACCAATGGACGCGCATCATCGCTGACCCCGCCAGTGGCGGATGGAGATATCGCTTCGCCTTGCATGATTGGAACAAAGTAAGAACATTTGACCTGATTCGTCAAGCGCTTTACAGAAAGCCGAAGCTCTGCTGTTGCGGTTTCACCGGCACATCATCATCTCCCGCTTCCTCCCCGGCGAGATCCAGCGCGCTCAGCGTCAGGCCCAGCAGCCGTATCCCCTGCTCCACCGGAAGCAGTGCTTCAAGCAGGGCATGGCCGATCTCGGAGAATTCGGCCTTGTCGGCGACCCAGCGGTCGAGCGAATGGGCCCGGGTAATCTGGTGAAAATCGGCATATTTGACCTTGAGCGTCACCGTGCGGCCCTGTGCCTCGTTCTTCTCGATCCGTTCCCAGACAATATCGACAATATGGTCGAGTGCCTGGCGCAGTGCGTCATCGGCCAGAATGTCCTCGCCATAGGTGCGTTCGCCACCGATCGACTTGCGGATACGGTTGGGCTGAACCGGACGGTGGTCGATGCCGCGCGCCGCGCCATGGAGATATGTCGCGAACTTGCCGAAATGCTCCTGCATCCATTCCTGAGGCTTTGCACGCAGATCGGCGCCGGTCTCGATCCCCAGCGCCGCCATTTTCTCTGCCGTGCGCGGACCAACGCCATGAAACCGGCGCACCGGCAGCGCGGCAACAAAATCCGGCCCCTGCTCTGGTCGGATAACGCACAGGCCATCGGGCTTGTTCTGGTCCGAGGCGATCTTGGCGATAAACTTGTTATAGGAGACACCGGCGCTGGCGGTAAGTCGGGTTTCTTCACGGATAGCGACGCGAATGGCCTCGGCAATCAATGTCGCCGAACCGATCCCCTGCTTGTCGTTGGTGACATCGAGATAGGCCTCATCAAGTGACAGCGGCTCGACCAGATCGGTATGCTGGTGAAAGATGGCACGGATCTGCTGCGACACCTGGCGATAGACATCGAAGCGGTGCTTGACGAAGATCAGATCGGGGCAGCGCCGCGCCGCCGTCACCGACGGCATGGCCGAGCGCACCCCATATTTACGCGCCTCATAGCTGGCCGCTGCCACCACCCCGCGCCGCGCTGATCCCCCCACCGCTACAGGCTTGCCCCGCAGTTCCGGATTATCGCGCTGCTCCACACTGGCGAAGAACGCATCCATGTCGACATGGATGATCTTGCGCGGCGGGGCGGCGCTGTCATCACCGTCTTCAACGTCAGGCTTGCTGCTCTCGCCACTCATGCCGGCAAAATAGGCGGCCAAGAAACCATTGGCAATTGTCCCGAAGCATGGCCATAAGATGCTTTCCGCTTTGCATAATTCGTCATTCCGGAAGCCGGCTTTCTCCAAATCTCCGATTTGGCAAGAAAAGCCAGCTATCCGGAATCTGGGACAAGCAGAGGTAGCGCTTGTGGTCCTGGATTCCGGATCAAG
Above is a genomic segment from Pseudomonadota bacterium containing:
- the gyrB gene encoding DNA topoisomerase (ATP-hydrolyzing) subunit B is translated as MTDTDENTSSGTPENGIGDSADNPNQSDYGADSIKVLKGLDAVRKRPGMYIGDTDDGSGLHHMVFEVSDNAIDEALAGHCDHVLITLNPDGSVSVSDNGRGIPVDMHKEEGVSAAEVIMTQLHAGGKFENTSDDNAYKVSGGLHGVGVSVVNALSEWLDLNIYRDGKEHYMRFRHGEAEAPLKVIGDAPIKDDGSPETGTKVTFLPSPETFKITEFDFEKLEHRYRELAFLNSGVRIILRDERHEEHLQHDLFYEGGIAAFVSWLDRNKTPLVEDPIAISGTRDDITIDVALEWNDSYYENVLTFTNNIPQRDGGTHLAAFRAALTRTINNYAERSGLMKKEKVKLTGDDMREGLTAIVSVKLPDPKFSSQTKDKLVSSEVRQPLESLMADKMDEWLEENPQSASMIIRKIVEAAAAREAAKKARELTRRKGAMDIASLPGKLSDCRERDPAKSELFLVEGDSAGGSAKQGRNSQYQAILPLKGKILNVERARFDRIISSKEVGTLIQAMGTGIRDDFDIDKLRYHKIIIMTDADVDGAHIRTLLLTFFHRQMGEIIRRGHLYIAQPPLYKVAKGKSEVYLKDDAALDAYLIEAGLQDRVLNTAGGGQIGANDLKDLVEHARRMRALMAYAPRRYDPDIVEAMALTGALAPDGDTAARAAAAKATAAWLDAADEEARWSGRVSEEGGYHFERLWRGVTDHHVIDAKFLNSTEARRLHSLAMERAEQYRDGSTLVKIGDTDNPNAAARGVTITRPSTLLDAVLGAGRKGLSVQRYKGLGEMNAEQLWETTLDPDNRSLLQVHVEDADVTDEIFTRLMGDIVEPRREFIQDNALNVANLDV
- a CDS encoding NUDIX domain-containing protein; amino-acid sequence: MNPIHLLYRFAQTGRALYWRVFRPKVFGAKLVVRNAAGEVLLIRHSYGRSDLYMLPGGGIRRGEAAVDAAQRELMEEVGCRAEGLALLGEYFDDSKGARNHVSVFTATTSDQPKIDGREIIEARFFPVTALPASASSASRQRILEMLGEAQPDGRWHPVAAQNPGAPQ
- a CDS encoding impB/mucB/samB family protein codes for the protein MQGEAISPSATGGVSDDARPLVPLPDGATGEGLAFADSEFGENAGGLRYIFIDFNAYFASVEQHDEPALIGRPVIVIPLQSEHSGAIAASYEAKALGISRGTTVREAREICPDVAVRPARHDRYVVMHHKLLEEIERHIPIQRVCSIDECVCRLNPEEAEPKAARALARRIKAGLHARFGAAIRCSIGLSSSTLLAKLASGLQKPDGLTVILPENLPGALATLPLEAIPGIGRGVSQRLIRAGIADFISLWNLAPKQARAIWGSVTGERFIYGLKGHDVPDGAAPKKAMIGHSRVLSGAHRRPEGARIVARALLLKAASRLRHYGLHASGLHLSLRFYPEGSLAQDIRFRASQNSWRFLTQLDEMWWPMMDWLADPGHHRDGRRRSIKLAAVHLFGLQNGAPERDLFISVESDHRDALQAGLWRRIDDANRKYGMETLMPASQQGMDLNYLGVKIAFSRVPEAAEFSDRSLEDQKHLTGMAHHHRLRQNASRSLY
- the dinB gene encoding DNA polymerase IV, whose amino-acid sequence is MSGESSKPDVEDGDDSAAPPRKIIHVDMDAFFASVEQRDNPELRGKPVAVGGSARRGVVAAASYEARKYGVRSAMPSVTAARRCPDLIFVKHRFDVYRQVSQQIRAIFHQHTDLVEPLSLDEAYLDVTNDKQGIGSATLIAEAIRVAIREETRLTASAGVSYNKFIAKIASDQNKPDGLCVIRPEQGPDFVAALPVRRFHGVGPRTAEKMAALGIETGADLRAKPQEWMQEHFGKFATYLHGAARGIDHRPVQPNRIRKSIGGERTYGEDILADDALRQALDHIVDIVWERIEKNEAQGRTVTLKVKYADFHQITRAHSLDRWVADKAEFSEIGHALLEALLPVEQGIRLLGLTLSALDLAGEEAGDDDVPVKPQQQSFGFL